ACAACAAACTTTTCTGGTGTTTGCAAAGTGGTAAAGGTCGTCCCGCTCAATTCCCATCCCAATTATCTTCATCGAGCACAGGTTCTGAATAAAATAGAAATCAAAAGAGAAGATAATGAGACAATGGTGTATTTTGCATAACTTACGAACGGAAATTAGGTTGAAATGAAAGGTTGAGACACAAAGAACATTATTTAAAGAGAGAGTAGGAGAGAATCGAACTGATCTAATATGAGTAACGGTGGCATGGGAGCCATTCGATAATTGAACTATCCAACCATGGACTGGAAAAGATTGAGTCAGAATAGTGGGTGTGTAAACCATATGGTCCATTGCACCACTATCAAGAATCCATAGATGTTCTCTTTTGGGCGTACCTGCCAATGAAGAGTCGACATTACCTACTTGGTGTGCCATGGATTGCGGAGGGGTGGAATTGTTGAGAATAGCCAagaggtttttttattttttttttattgaaagaaTTGATTCTCCACTcagttaaatatttaaaatattaatttgcCTTGATCCTTTGGACGAATTGATTCTCCACTCAGTtgaatatttcaaatatttaaaatattgattTGCCTTGATCCATAAAGCTGTCAGTGGGTCACTTTGGAATTGCTCTTCAAAATTGAGTGGAACTAATGGTGAGATTCAGAACCCACTTTTGACGTGGGTTGGCTAGGCGCAAATCTATAGCTGTGAAAAGGAGGTCGTCTTcaacctctgattcagatgaACTAACGTGTTCTCTGCCTTGTTGAAGATGATGACGTAAACGATCAGGAGATGACGTCGAATCGGACGGTAGATCTGAAGGCGCAGATTTGAAAGAACAACAAGCTGATCGAGGAAGACGACATCAGAAAGTTGACGGAGATGCCGATGACAATGTCAAAGACTTCAGCGAAGAACAACAATAGAGACAACGACGTCGAAGGTTGTTGATGGCAGAGACGAAGATCAGATAGGCAGCGAAGGAGTGACGGTTCCTTCGTTGTCGTCAATGGCGGAGCTAGTGGTGAGCCCACCGGACAATCGGAGCAAAGGTTTGACGAaacagctctgataccatgtgaaaattaaatgaagaagaatatatatatatatatatatatatatatatatatagatatatataaaaaaagttatgttcaaaattatattttttttacaacAATTTTCAACCCCTATTTATACTTGTAATTGGGGAACAATGGAATAAATGCAAAATTAATCTTAAATTAATTTTCATGCTCCTTTCTATAATAAGGAGATTCGTTAACTTTTCTCAAACGAGAATATCACTTAATTGGGTCTCATGTTTGCTCCTTGATTTGTGTTCTTCCTCAATAACCCTTATTCTCCTAAATAGGAAGCCCTTTCACCAACAAAACAGCAGAAGAAGTATCTCCAGCTAACCCACTACCATTACCTCCTTTTCCTTCTGTGAGTGATATCTTCACGCCATTAGAAGCCTTCTGCTTAGATCCTTAGGGCTTTGAGCCCCCCTCCTGACGAGCATTCCTCTGAACCTCCTCGCCGACCTCCCCTTTGCCACACTCATTTGCCTTGGCTTGAGATTCCTCAGCCAACACATCCCAAATAAACCGTTGCCACTCCTCTCCTTCAGCCCCAACaggaacagaaaaaaaaaaaacaaaaatcccCCTTCCATCCCAACCCTACCTCCAAGAACTTCCCCATCTTCACCGAAGGAACAGAAAGCGAATACCTGATAGTTCCTACCCTCATGCTTCAAAAACCTCTTCCTAATCCCCCCAAAACCAACAACGTCCCCTCTCGAAACCAATTGACTGACGACAAAAACAACCTAACTCATTGGTTTCACTTAGGGTTATGCGCGAGCACGAAAAGAAATTCACTCTTAGCCATGGACTGACGATCTTTTGCAATCTCTTTCTTTCATGGTCCCCAATTGTCATGCCTATGGTCTCCAATGACGATAGGGAGAAAGGAGGGGGAGGTTTCATGAGACGTCATCTGGAGAGGAAAAAAAATAGttcaaatattaaatttaaaaatcaactCACATAATTTCTATCTATTTTAATTCTGTAATGATTCATTATTTAGCTAGATAAACCTCTGTTTACCAGTTCTAACCTTCACGAGCAAAAGGAAACCCTTCCCTACAGTATTCATGTCTCCTTAGATGAGATAGATCCCTAACCAAAGCAACTAATCATGTAAAAGTACGGCTTCTGGATCCTTCCTGCATGAATAAATATTGAAAGGTAATGGAATTCAAAGAAAATTCATATTTACTAAAAGAATCATCCCAATGCCATGTTTACTGAACTTTTCTTGCACAATCCAAGCTTTACGACTTGGAAAACCAATCATGCTGTACATTTCTTGAAAAGactttccaaatctcactctgaCAACTTGATGTATTTCATTGCATCCCACTATAACTAGCCAGGGATCTAAATAAGGACGATTTTAATCTGAAAGTGAATCTTTTGGATCCTAGTAATTCgtcattagagagagagagagagagagagaaaggaattgGGAATTTATCTGACTATGAAATCTGTTATCTAAGACATAAAAGAAATGCAACCACAAGAATATTTGAAGAATATTAtgaaaaacaaaatgtaaaaccATATATTTTTCAGACCAGAAAAAACCCAGTTGCTAGGGTTCTACTCAAACAATGTTATAAGTTTCATTTCATATTTCTccgcaacaaaaaaaaaaaaaaaatctaaacatcCATATCTATGAAATCAGTGTTATTTCCACTACAGCTGATGAATTTTATTGAAAGACTACTTTTTTTAAGATTTATTTAAAAAGATGAATATAAGCTGACAATTCATTAAGTCACTCGAGGCACGTTAGCGTGGCAATTTGCATACTCCACCCAAAGGGTTGAAGGGAGATGTGCATCAAGAAGTTGGCTATGTGAAGCTTAATACTCTTCCTCAGGGCTAAAAAATAAGGGAATCCCAAAAGACACAGCAGCTCCAACTAACATCCACGTGTAAGCAAGatataaattatttgaaattaattcaatGAACAATTCATGAGGAATCCCAAAAGACCCAGCAGCTCCAACTAACATCCAAGAATCCCAAAAGACCCAACAGCTCCAAATAACATCCGCGTGTAACCAAGatataaattatttgaaattaattcaatGAACAATTCATGAGGCTAAGGAATTAAGATCAAACAAACCTGAATAAAGACACTTCATGCAATTGAAGCACACTCTCAAGGGTAGGCGTGATTGATCTCTGACCATCAGATGTCAAAAATTTATCTGGAGCACCACATAACTACAAGCGCAATCCAAATCAATTGTCCTTAGGTTCCACAAAATATTCCCACAATCCATTGATACCAGGAGGTCTAtgtcaaattttcaaaatcaggcGAATAACCAGCTCCCTTCATTGTCATTATGAGGTTGCGCAGCATATCATAAATTGAAGAATAACATGGATGTGCGTCATCAGCAACATAGAAACAGTGAGTTGTGCTATTGATGCTAACCCAACTGCAGCCAGGTAACTTCCGCAATCTTCTTTTTTTCATCTGTCCTCTTACTTCGGCCACAACATCCCATCTCTTGGAGGAAGCATACACGTTTGAAAGTGAAACATAATTTGAGGGATTATCAGGTTCTAACTGAACCAGGAACCTGTAAGCTAAATCTTGCATCTTGAAATTCCCATGAATCAGAGATGCACTGACAAGAGCCCCCCAAGCAGTGGGACCAGGTTCTACAGGCATTGTTTTGATAAAATCTAGTGCTCGTTCAAGCTGTCCTGATCGACCTAACATATCAACTACACAAGCACAAATCTCCAATGTAGGTTCAATCCCATAATCATTTATTGCAGAGCAGTAGATATTGAGACCTTCATTTACCATTCCAGACCTACCACAAGCTGAAAGAACCCCTACTATTGTTATCTTGTCCGGTCCAATCCCATGCCTAAGCATCTTTTCATACAAGCAAATGGCTTCATGACCACTCCCATGTAATCCATATCCAGTAATCATTGAACTCCAAGAAATTACATCTTTAcaaagagaaccatcctcaaaaACTCGTCTTGCACAATCTAATctcccacacttggaatacaTATCAATTAGAGCATTACATAAGGATACTTCATGATTAAATTCCTTTCTAATGGCAAATCCATGTATTTGTCTTCCACCCATTAGCCCACCAAACGCACTACAAGCAGGGAGCATACTTAGAACTGATACTCTATTGGGCTCAATTCCATCTGTCTTCTGCATCTCTTGAAAAAGAATCAGGGCTTCATCTGAAGCTCCACACTGCACATAACCGTTGATCATTGCTGTCCAAGCAAATATATTCCTGAATTTCATCCGGTCAAAAACTCGTCTTCCCATAATGACCTTATTATTCCGCGAATACATATCTATCAAACAACATCCTAAATGAACATTTGAAACCGAATCCAAATCCAATTCATTCTTTAGAATACAGCAATGAAGCTCCCTTCCATAATCCCATTTCCCAGTATCGCCATCACACAAGGGAAGAAGACTAGAAACCGTATAAGAATCAGGTTTCATACCTTCAATTTGCATATCTTTAACAAGTTTCCACACATATCCGTCATCAATACACTCCTCTGACATTGCACACCCCGCAATTATAGCATTCCAAGAACCCGAATTTCTCTGAGGCATTTCATCGAACAACTTTCTCAATTCGCTAAATTCCCCACATTTATAGTACATAGACATTATAGAATTTGAAACAACAGCGTCTGAAACGAACCCGATTCGTATACTCCTGCCGTGAATCGATTTCCCAGCCACGACGTCCACAAGCTCACCAGATATTTTTGTCATGGTGGCAAGAGTGAAATCATCAGGCAATTCCTGACCCCAGCACATTTGATTAAAAAGATTAAAAGCCTCTGCATACCCACGATTTTTC
This genomic stretch from Malania oleifera isolate guangnan ecotype guangnan chromosome 3, ASM2987363v1, whole genome shotgun sequence harbors:
- the LOC131152335 gene encoding pentatricopeptide repeat-containing protein At3g12770-like: MILFAGRNTFTRSSFRRYTCAALLDPSLHLLQRLQLAIDRQCLKLTEQSHARVLSHGFDQNVFIATKLISAYATCNDTGDARLVFCSIRQKNVYLWNSLISGYAKNRGYAEAFNLFNQMCWGQELPDDFTLATMTKISGELVDVVAGKSIHGRSIRIGFVSDAVVSNSIMSMYYKCGEFSELRKLFDEMPQRNSGSWNAIIAGCAMSEECIDDGYVWKLVKDMQIEGMKPDSYTVSSLLPLCDGDTGKWDYGRELHCCILKNELDLDSVSNVHLGCCLIDMYSRNNKVIMGRRVFDRMKFRNIFAWTAMINGYVQCGASDEALILFQEMQKTDGIEPNRVSVLSMLPACSAFGGLMGGRQIHGFAIRKEFNHEVSLCNALIDMYSKCGRLDCARRVFEDGSLCKDVISWSSMITGYGLHGSGHEAICLYEKMLRHGIGPDKITIVGVLSACGRSGMVNEGLNIYCSAINDYGIEPTLEICACVVDMLGRSGQLERALDFIKTMPVEPGPTAWGALVSASLIHGNFKMQDLAYRFLVQLEPDNPSNYVSLSNVYASSKRWDVVAEVRGQMKKRRLRKLPGCSWVSINSTTHCFYVADDAHPCYSSIYDMLRNLIMTMKGAGYSPDFENLT